The following coding sequences lie in one Populus trichocarpa isolate Nisqually-1 chromosome 14, P.trichocarpa_v4.1, whole genome shotgun sequence genomic window:
- the LOC7494096 gene encoding G-type lectin S-receptor-like serine/threonine-protein kinase SD2-2, producing the protein MPLMISEMSLAIFFAFILSLLLPTSNALLVSKFETNNTFTPSTPCNPIQSSRSKKLETANVLITGNSTISSLNKTFNLGFVNPGGKPNWYLAISYASIPTPPIVWVANREKPITNLTSTRLEITAEGKLAIIALPGSTIWQSTNTEEARGLLLQENGNLVLLSAEGLIIWQSFDFPTDTWLPGMNITSERSLISWRSINDPSPGLFSLRINPLGFNEFELVYNKSAKYWSTGNWTGDAFNGVPEMTIPYIYKFHFSDPFTPSASFWYTERELDGGLRPPLTRFQVDVIGQLKQYTWTQQNEYWNMFWSQPDNKCRVYGLCGNLGVCNSTLLKPCVCVSGFIPVSDYDWESEDYTGGCVRESRDLCEESDGFMEFGVVRFEGAAMVSFGGTRNVCERTCLSNCSCIGLFHDGKTHLCKNLYGSLLNLRNSSSDSTFQDVLYVRVPKEGIVRKGVSKSVLLIGSIGGSVVLLGLVAGMLLILRKRRKNGKGVEGDGVFPGLNLKVFTYKELCAATRGFSDKLGHGGFGAVFQGELLDSTLVAVKRLERPGSGEKEFRAEVCTIGNIQHINLVRLRGFCSESSHRLLIYDYMPNGPLSAYLRRDGLNLIWDVRFRVAVGTARGIAYLHEECRDCIIHCDIKPENILLDSDYTAKVSDFGLAKLIGRDFSRVLATMRGTWGYVAPEWISGVAITTKADVYSYGMTLLELLGGRRNVEAPPSARGAGGREGEKAEKWFFPPYAAQKIIEGNVAAVVDDRLGSAYDIEEAQRVASVAVWCIQDNEEMRPTMGMVVKMLEGVVEVTTPPPPKLLQALVSGESYHGVQIDSGKGVSIGGDCCGDNAGVYSYGSPSSLGNASSPAR; encoded by the coding sequence ATGCCGCTGATGATCAGTGAAATGTCACTAGCCATCTTCTTCGCTTTCATCCTCTCCCTTCTCTTACCAACCTCAAATGCCTTGCTTGTTTCCAAATTTGAAACAAACAACACATTTACACCATCAACTCCCTGCAACCCAATACAAAGCAGTAGAAGCAAGAAATTGGAGACTGCCAATGTCCTTATCACAGGAAACTCAACCATTTCAAGCCTAAACAAGACATTCAATCTGGGTTTCGTTAACCCAGGTGGGAAACCCAATTGGTACTTGGCCATTTCGTATGCTTCAATTCCAACACCACCAATAGTTTGGGTAGCAAATCGTGAAAAACCCATTACCAATCTCACCTCTACAAGGCTAGAAATCACAGCGGAAGGCAAACTGGCCATCATTGCATTACCGGGTTCAACGATTTGGCAAAGCACAAACACAGAGGAAGCAAGAGGGTTGCTCCTTCAAGAGAATGgaaatcttgttcttttatcGGCCGAAGGGTTGATTATTTGGCAAAGTTTCGATTTTCCAACAGATACATGGCTGCCAGGCATGAATATTACAAGTGAAAGATCTCTAATTTCATGGAGGAGCATAAACGATCCATCGCCTGGTTTATTCTCTTTGAGGATAAACCCGCTAGGGTTTAATGAATTTGAGCTTGTTTATAACAAGAGTGCCAAGTATTGGAGTACAGGTAATTGGACTGGTGATGCATTCAATGGTGTGCCTGAAATGACTATTCCTTACATTTATAAGTTCCATTTTTCGGATCCTTTTACGCCAAGTGCATCCTTTTGGTACACAGAGAGGGAATTAGATGGTGGTTTAAGGCCACCATTGACTAGGTTTCAAGTTGATGTTATTGGGCAGTTGAAGCAGTACACTTGGACTCAGCAGAATGAGTATTGGAACATGTTTTGGTCACAGCCAGACAATAAGTGCAGAGTTTATGGATTATGTGGGAATTTGGGTGTTTGTAATAGCACATTGTTAAAGCCTTGTGTTTGTGTTTCTGGGTTCATTCCTGTTAGTGATTATGATTGGGAGTCTGAGGATTATACTGGTGGTTGTGTCAGAGAGAGTAGGGATTTGTGTGAAGAGAGTGATGGGTTTATGGAGTTTGGTGTTGTGAGATTTGAGGGAGCGGCTATGGTGTCTTTTGGGGGGACTAGGAATGTTTGTGAGAGGACTTGTTTGAGTAATTGTTCATGTATCGGTTTGTTTCACGATGGTAAGACACACTTGTGCAAGAATCTATATGGatctttgttgaatttgagAAATTCCAGTTCTGATAGTACTTTTCAAGATGTGTTATATGTCAGGGTGCCGAAGGAGGGGATTGTGAGGAAGGGTGTGTCGAAATCTGTGCTTTTGATTGGTAGCATTGGTGGGTCAGTTGTGCTTTTGGGGCTGGTGGCAGGGATGCTGCTGATTttgagaaagagaagaaagaacgGCAAGGGTGTGGAAGGAGATGGTGTGTTTCCAGGGTTGAATTTGAAAGTGTTTACTTATAAAGAGCTTTGTGCTGCAACTCGAGGCTTCTCGGATAAACTTGGACATGGTGGATTTGGGGCAGTGTTTCAAGGCGAGTTGTTGGATTCTACTCTTGTTGCTGTGAAACGCCTTGAAAGGCCAGGCAGTGGAGAGAAAGAGTTCAGGGCAGAGGTGTGTACTATTGGAAACATTCAGCATATCAATCTTGTCAGGCTCAGAGGATTTTGCTCAGAGAGTTCTCACAggcttttaatttatgattacaTGCCAAATGGCCCTTTGAGTGCGTATCTGCGACGAGATGGTCTGAATTTGATCTGGGATGTTAGATTTCGTGTAGCAGTTGGTACTGCTAGAGGAATTGCATATTTACACGAGGAATGTAGAGATTGTATTATCCATTGTGATATCAAGCCAGAAAACATCCTTTTGGATAGTGATTACACAGCTAAGGTATCTGATTTTGGCTTAGCAAAGCTTATAGGTCGCGACTTCAGTAGAGTATTAGCTACCATGAGAGGTACCTGGGGCTATGTTGCACCAGAATGGATATCTGGTGTGGCAATTACCACGAAAGCAGATGTTTATAGCTACGGAATGACATTGTTGGAATTGCTTGGAGGCCGTAGAAATGTAGAGGCACCGCCATCTGCTCGTGGTGCTGGTGGCAGGGAGGGTGAAAAGGCAGAGAAATGGTTTTTCCCTCCATATGCTGCACAGAAAATAATCGAAGGCAATGTGGCAGCAGTGGTGGATGATAGGCTAGGCAGCGCATATGATATTGAGGAAGCTCAGCGTGTTGCATCGGTTGCCGTTTGGTGCATACAGGATAACGAGGAAATGAGGCCTACAATGGGAATGGTAGTGAAAATGCTAGAAGGGGTAGTCGAAGTGACCACTCCTCCACCACCAAAATTGTTACAAGCACTGGTCTCCGGGGAGTCTTATCATGGTGTTCAGATAGATTCTGGTAAGGGAGTATCTATTGGTGGTGATTGTTGTGGTGATAATGCAGGGGTATATAGTTATGGTTCACCTTCATCTCTTGGTAATGCCTCTTCACCAGCTAGATGA